From the genome of Scytonema hofmannii PCC 7110, one region includes:
- a CDS encoding SDR family oxidoreductase: protein MELSTLQINTTGLRLREEAEIARSVVFLCAHAASYITGQALSIDGGHTVGRSRLTSLLPVNGNRTPR from the coding sequence TTGGAACTCAGTACACTTCAGATCAACACAACGGGATTAAGGCTGAGGGAAGAAGCAGAAATCGCTCGATCCGTTGTGTTTCTTTGTGCTCATGCTGCGAGCTACATCACAGGTCAGGCTTTGTCGATCGATGGCGGACATACAGTGGGCCGATCGAGACTCACAAGTTTGCTGCCTGTAAACGGCAACAGAACACCCCGATAA